Proteins found in one Anopheles aquasalis chromosome 3, idAnoAquaMG_Q_19, whole genome shotgun sequence genomic segment:
- the LOC126578517 gene encoding toll-like receptor 7 translates to MDQVSFVFLVSLAAVLMLPLPPAFAARIPIFCAPDTSCTVENVTATENDSFQLIGSILQAYSVAFVNCRLYSLPQIPRAGRVSANNSDLVRLYPSTFVNVENLDVSYNRLEEFSPNVTERPEELRQLALQGNVALTNFTFLRSLTRLNTLNMAEMNLEGFDFDLLSSMSRLSNLNMSHSNINELPANISKPKGNVIDLSRNAITRVVSHTFDCYRDYIYGNECKIDLSNNKITIIEKKAFKGTSKINLQNNNIITIESNAFKENTEVNLQNNNISIIVKDAFKKVYYVNLQNNNISTIKKDAFNEVSNVNLKNNNISDGIHPNAFKGVTELILSNNDLSNFEFLQQLKSLRTLNLSYVPYFSRCTDSCNVFGTLRNLEILDLSNNEITELPVGIFSGLVSLKALNLRHNSISHIEYGTFITPNAGKNWRSRERCRIPEVDLSYNRINALDFSLFRSGCVIERLLLHGNGIQWVPDDLLQFGLSTIGLQNTQVTCANLIKLLLKDIYVVNDHDDIPVFNKPNVYGIGCVNREIR, encoded by the coding sequence ATGGACCAAGTGAGCTTCGTGTTCCTCGTGAGTTTGGCGGCCGTtttgatgctgccgctgccaccagccTTTGCAGCAAGGATTCCGATCTTCTGTGCTCCCGATACTAGCTGTACGGTGGAGAATGTAACAGCCACCGAGAACGATTCATTCCAGTTGATTGGCTCCATTCTGCAAGCCTACAGTGTTGCATTTGTGAACTGCCGGCTGTATAGCCTTCCGCAGATCCCTCGAGCTGGCCGAGTTTCTGCGAACAATAGCGATCTTGTGCGACTGTATCCGAGCACCTTTGTTAACGTGGAAAATTTAGACGTGTCGTACAATCGCCTGGAAGAATTCTCACCAAATGTGACGGAGCGACCGGAAGAGCTTAGACAACTAGCATTGCAAGGAAATGTAGCGCTGACGAACTTCACATTTCTGCGTTCGCTTACGAGGCTGAATACTTTGAACATGGCAGAGATGAATCTAGagggattcgatttcgatttgttgAGCTCCATGTCGAGACTTTCGAATCTGAATATGAGTCACAGTAATATCAACGAGCTACCGGCAAATATCAGCAAACCAAAGGGAAACGTCATCGATTTGAGCCGCAACGCCATCACCCGTGTTGTCTCGCATACCTTTGATTGTTATCGGGATTATATCTATGGGAATGAATGCAAAATCGACCTCTCTAACAACAAAATTACCATTATCGAGAAGAAAGCATTCAAGGGAACTTCTAAAATAAATCTgcagaacaacaacatcatcactaTCGAGAGTAATGCGTTCAAGGAAAATACAGAAGTTAATCTgcagaacaacaacatcagcattATCGTGAAGGATGCGTTCAAGAAAGTATATTATGTTAATCTgcagaacaacaacatcagcaccatcaaaAAGGATGCGTTCAACGAAGTATCTAATGTTAATTTAAAGAACAATAACATCAGTGACGGCATTCACCCGAACGCGTTTAAAGGCGTTACTGAACTGATCCTCTCCAACAACGATTTGAGCAACTTTGAATTTCTCCAGCAACTAAAATCTTTGCGGACGCTTAACCTGTCGTATGTGCCCTACTTTAGCAGATGCACTGATTCATGCAACGTTTTTGGGACGCTCCGGAATCTTGAGATACTCGATCTATCAAACAATGAAATCACCGAGTTGCCTGTGGGCATCTTCAGCGGGCTCGTCTCTCTAAAAGCTTTGAACTTGCGCCACAATAGCATCAGCCATATCGAGTATGGAACCTTTATAACGCCGAACGCCGGTAAAAATTGGCGATCGCGCGAAAGGTGTCGCATCCCAGAAGTGGATCTATCGTATAACAGGATAAATGCGCTCGATTTTAGCCTATTTCGCTCCGGTTGTGTAATTGAAAGACTGTTGCTGCACGGTAACGGAATCCAATGGGTACCTGACGATTTATTACAATTCGGTTTATCCACAATCGGCCTGCAAAACACGCAAGTCACATGTGCGAATCTGATCAAACTCTTGTTAAAAGATATCTATGTTGTTAATGATCACGATGATATACCCGTGTTTAACAAACCAAACGTTTACGGTATTGGCTGCGTAAATCGGGAAATTCGATAG
- the LOC126578515 gene encoding spidroin-1-like has translation MCCVTTCEMAPHQSHSRVGNVASIKSCSICLLVAFLLSNGPLVACWNQGNDGYLGRHSAGYGGYQSEEQQRVSVHGGNSGGFERGSQLGAPFQGQTAGGAVTDLQRHQWSNGATGSGFATPGIVGGDTQQQQLNGFNGAGDYNRGFGVPAHGGSYQGVNHLGHAASGATAPGATSGHSAVPGQHTTAGDSHLAGSYAGATAGAGSAGFNNRATAPVYPGGAVGGYAGRPVTVFPHPWKFGPPSTVGGGFGRPSFPWYGPTGYLYRPPVAHLNPDGSYSFSYNTPHSNRDETGDGSGNVAGTYGFQNDGAKHNFSFNAGPDVDLRTNFVQSGGADGRRTGIDNPINYDPQSVNNRGVLPLAPGGGFVAPASPGGGSPLATNGFSDAGAPDGLGSGDGSDQSSLSVIGLPTPSGSDSSDVTPNLVQTRATEANLARDETTTNQPAVDTARNTIIDRTAGQQGAVDRTLPNNQPDGSRVPGTAQYGANANRNGPASDFATNFGAGNGGFEPPNNPAGVSSFTTPTPVSALGGEQAVGRPENDPSYNFNLQGAQGQGVPFGNDGAGWNGLPNGAGAGLGLRRPDGSFGAGGEGGAYPGFTPNSASGFGTGSYGQPQAGAFSPTGDLNSNNFQYNPSAIGQGFPVATAGGVPASGGFEGFNSNGGGANSFVGEVTNRAGGAAAGAGGRMYQFGYSTPDSVRQESADARGNVRGSFAYNNAAGRHDLQYVAGSGTGFRPTGGSLSIPNGLSGGANAGTQFRDGSTFGNTATQPGLTANDGRQFGFDGRLSPTNQGQSSNFGATRHAAVTRSPQTDRVPDAPYPVPDANAFNGSGDGASYEEGSGQFGSGDHIEQATVSNLSNFAQ, from the exons ATGTGCTGCGTTACAACGTGTGAGATGGCACCCCACCAGAGTCACTCCAGGGTAGGGAATGTAGCGAGTATCAAAAGTtgttcgatttgtttgctgGTAGCGTTCTTGCTATCCAATGGACCCTTGGTGGCCTGTTGGAATCAAGGGAACGATGGTTACCTTGGCAGACACTCCGCTGGCTACGGTGGCTATCAAAGTGAAGAACAGCAAAGAGTCTCAGTGCATGGTGGTAACAGTGGTGGGTTTGAGCGAGGATCACAACTAGGGGCACCGTTTCAAGGGCAAACGGCTGGAG gagcagttACGGACCTACAGCGTCATCAGTGGTCGAACGGAGCAACGGGTTCTGGTTTTGCTACTCCCGGTATCGTTGGTGGAgacactcagcagcagcagttaaaTGGATTTAACGGTGCAGGCGATTATAATCGCGGTTTTGGCGTACCTGCGCACGGAGGATCTTATCAGGGAGTGAACCATTTAG GACACGCGGCTAGTGGAGCAACGGCGCCGGGTGCTACAAGCGGCCATTCAGCTGTACCAGGACAACACACGACGGCAGGCGATTCTC ATCTAGCAGGATCATACGCAGGAGCAACGGCTGGTGCTGGGTCAGCGGGATTTAACAACCGGGCTACAGCGCCTGTTtatcctggtggtgctgttggtggatACGCTGGAAGACCCGTAACTGTCTTTCCGCATCCCTGGAAGTTTGGCCCACCATCAACCGTTGGCGGTGGTTTCGGACGGCCTAGTTTCCCTTGGTATGGACCGACCGGATACCTTTACCGTCCACCTGTCGCGCACCTCAACCCAGATGGTAGTTACAGCTTCTCCTACAATACACCACACTCTAACCGTGACGAGACCGGTGATGGTAGCGGAAACGTAGCCGGCACTTACGGCTTCCAGAACGACGGTGCTAAGCATAACTTTTCATTCAACGCCGGACCGGATGTGGATTTGCGAACCAATTTTGTTCAAAGTGGAGGTGCAGATGGCCGAAGAACCGGGATTGATAATCCGATTAATTATGATCCACAATCGGTCAACAATCGTGGAGTGCTCCCTCTGGCACCGGGAGGGGGCTTTGTTGCTCCAGCGagtcccggtggtggtagtccATTGGCAACCAATGGCTTTTCCGATGCGGGGGCCCCCGATGGGCTCGGTTCGGGAGATGGTTCTGACCAAAGCAGTCTATCGGTAATCGGTTTACCAACGCCAAGTGGAAGTGATTCTAGTGACGTTACACCAAACCTGGTGCAAACTAGAGCCACCGAGGCAAATCTAGCTAGGgatgaaacaacaacaaaccaaccggCTGTTGATACGGCACGTAacacgatcatcgatcgtacTGCGGGGCAACAGGGTGCGGTTGACAGAACACTGCCGAACAATCAGCCCGATGGTTCAAGAGTACCGGGAACCGCACAGTACGGAGCAAACGCTAATCGAAATGGACCAGCAAGCGATTTCGCCACGAACTTTGGCGCTGGAAATGGTGGCTTTGAACCTCCCAACAATCCTGCAGGTGTTTCCTCTTTTACGACTCCAACGCCAGTGTCCGCCTTGGGCGGGGAGCAAGCTGTCGGTCGTCCTGAGAACGATCCATCGTACAATTTTAATCTCCAAGGCGCACAGGGTCAAGGAGTACCGTTTGGAAACGATGGAGCCGGTTGGAATGGTTTAccaaacggtgctggtgcagggCTAGGATTGCGTCGTCCTGATGGAAGCTTCGGTGCTGGCGGGGAAGGCGGTGCATATCCCGGATTCACACCAAACTCAGCCTCAGGTTTTGGAACAGGGAGCTACGGTCAACCACAGGCAGGAGCTTTCTCACCCACGGGAGATTTAAATTCCAACAATTTCCAGTACAATCCAAGTGCTATCGGGCAAGGGTTCCCAGTGGCCACTGCCGGTGGTGTGCCAGCGTCGGGGGGATTCGAAGGATTTAActcaaacggtggtggtgcaaataGTTTCGTTGGAGAGGTAACCAATCGGGCaggtggtgctgcggctggtgcAGGCGGTAGAATGTACCAATTCGGATACAGTACGCCCGATTCCGTGCGCCAAGAGTCGGCGGATGCTCGAGGCAACGTAAGGGGTTCGTTTGCGTACAACAACGCAGCCGGACGTCACGATTTACAGTACGTCGCCGGTTCTGGTACCGGGTTCCGTCCAACTGGCGGTAGTCTCTCCATACCAAATGGACTTTCGGGTGGGGCCAACGCAGGCACACAGTTTAGGGATGGTTCTACCTTCGGAAACACTGCCACACAGCCCGGACTAACGGCCAACGATGGACGTCAGTTTGGATTTGATGGCCGGCTATCGCCTACAAACCAAGGCCAGTCAAGCAACTTTGGTGCAACAAGACATGCTGCTGTCACCCGCAGTCCTCAGACCGACCGTGTTCCGGATGCACCTTATCCGGTGCCAGATGCTAACGCCTTCAACGGGTCCGGAGATGGTGCTTCGTATGAAGAGGGCTCGGGGCAATTCGGTTCAGGTGACCATATTGAACAAGCGACAGTATCTAACCTGTCCAACTTCGCTCAGTAA
- the LOC126576758 gene encoding alpha-amylase-related protein-like, translated as MVRHCFSLVIITCCYHVTTLNGLQLGPFTLPTLGNGGAFGFTNNLLNASLSPSAGRGSFGVQAPTIGSSVNTFAALANRFNNLVPGLSNVVPIPGAPAFGTIGVPSANSLANGFRQTTSDLAQSFLPANRSSGNPAASFLNVVNRFRNPPANIFPNLSVLNPTGSILKSFPRISLLPSLPGSMTTRNLIPPVANGGLESFARLTNAADSFRKVISNATRTLSSEDFSGLLGQIPGAQQGIEQFSEAVATVTNPEFWSQLATNGFIDDMSSAQAERLSDGINKLAAGLSDVVSNLPNVSEGTIEDSDHKNPHFFPGRNVIVHLFEWKFSDIAEECEQVLGPAGYGGVQVSPVNEYVRVANRPWWERYQPVSYEIRSRSGNESEFAEMVGRCQRAKVRVYVDIVANHMAGAGATTPLYGTAGSPSDPAERLYPAVPFNKSHFHQDCIIESNLNASQVHNCQLAGLPDLNQTDPYVREKIVGLMNRLIEHGVAGFRMDSAKYIAPDDLDSIYKELKPLNPMFEFPLFSAPFIYQDVDDFSDDSGTASQYTDLGLVTEPKYSLYLGSIFHGALPAPILQALTAANATQYGLIPSESALAFVDSHINQRSHGAVSELILTCKDQPQYVNAVAFTLSNDYGTVRLMSSYRFEEDNQGPPADELEQILSPGTADDGYSCLNGWICEHRWPVIRRMVAFRNFVQPATVHDIQATNETFTFCRGNVGFAAFNVGTITRDIVVRTCLPAGEYCDLITGERRDTVCTGTRVLVNEDSTVSLTLPAASSLVLDLRNRVM; from the exons ATGGTTCGCCATTGCTTTTCACTCGTGATCATCACCTGCTGCTACCACGTGACTACGCTAAATGGCTTGCAGTTGGGTCCTTTCACGCTGCCCACGCTGGGGAATGGCGGAGCATTCGGATTCACCAACAACTTGCTGAACGCATCATTAAGTCCCTCCGCCGGACGAGGCTCTTTCGGGGTGCAAGCGCCCACAATTGGATCATCGGTCAATACGTTCGCGGCTTTGGCTAATCGATTCAACAATTTAGTGCCCGGTCTCTCCAACGTTGTGCCAATTCCAGGTGCGCCAGCTTTCGGAACCATCGGTGTTCCATCAGCGAATTCGCTGGCAAATGGATTCAGGCAAACGACCTCCGATTTGGCGCAAAGCTTCCTGCCTGCCAATAGATCTAGCGGCAACCCTGCAGCATCATTCTTGAACGTGGTAAATCGTTTCCGGAATCCGCCAGCCAACATATTTCCAAATCTCTCGGTCCTCAATCCGACGGGTTCTATCTTGAAGTCGTTTCCAAGGATATCATTGCTGCCGTCACTTCCTGGATCGATGACTACGAGAAACTTGATCCCACCCGTTGCTAACGGCGGTTTAGAATCATTTGCACGACTTACAAATGCGGCTGACTCGTTTCGGAAGGTGATCAGCAACGCAACTCGCACACTTTCTTCAGAGGACTTTAGTGGCCTGTTGGGACAGATTCCTGGTGCGCAACAGGGCATAGAACAGTTCTCGGAAGCGGTAGCAACTGTGACCAATCCCGAATTTTGGTCCCAGCTTGCCACAAACGGCTTTATCGACGACATGTCCAGCGCACAGGCAGAGCGACTTTCGGATGGCATCAACAAGCTGGCCGCTGGTCTATCCGATGTGGTGTCCAACCTGCCCAACGTCTCCGAAGGGACGATCGAAGATAGTGATCATAAAAATCCTCATTTCTTTCCCGGTCGGAACGTTATTGTGCATCTTTTCGAATGGAAGTTTAGCGACATTGCTGAGGAATGTGAGCAGGTGCTCGGGCCGGCGGGATACGGTGGCGTACAGGTTTCACCGGTGAACGAGTACGTACGGGTGGCCAATCGTCCTTGGTGGGAACGCTATCAACCTGTTTCGTATGAAATCCGCTCCCGATCTGGTAATGAGAGTGAGTTTGCGGAGATGGTTGGACGATGCCAGCGAGCCAAGGTGCGAGTTTATGTAGACATCGTTGCGAATCATATGGCCGGTGCTGGAGCAACTACGCCACTCTATGGCACGGCAGGCTCACCGAGTGATCCTGCTGAACGGCTTTATCCCGCGGTGCCCTTCAATAAGTCCCACTTCCACCAGGACTGCATCATCGAAAGCAATCTCAATGCCTCCCAGGTTCACAATTGTCAGCTGGCGGGATTACCGGACCTCAACCAAACGGATCCATACGTACGGGAGAAGATCGTTGGCCTGATGAACCGGTTAATCGAGCACGGGGTAGCTGGCTTCCGAATGGATTCCGCCAAGTACATCGCACCGGATGATTTGGACAGCATCTATAAAGAATTAAAGCCACTGAACCCAATGTTTGagtttccacttttctccGCTCCTTTCATCTACCAAGATGTCGATGATTTTTCGGATGATTCGGGAACTGC CTCTCAGTACACGGATCTCGGGCTGGTCACGGAACCCAAGTACTCGCTTTATCTAGGATCCATCTTCCACGGGGCGCTGCCTGCCCCAATCTTGCAAGCTCTGACCGCCGCGAACGCAACACAGTATGGCTTGATACCGAGCGAATCGGCCCTGGCATTCGTCGATAGTCATATCAATCAGCGCAGCCATGGTGCCGTTAGTGAGCTGATTCTAACATGCAAAGATCAACCCCAGTACGTGAACGCCGTTGCATTCACTCTGTCGAATGATTATGGCACCGTGCGATTAATGAGCTCATATCGCTTTGAAGAAGACAATCAAGGACCTCCTGCGGATGAGCTAGAGCAGATTCTATCCCCGGGCACCGCAGACGATGGCTATTCCTGTTTGAATGGCTGGATATGTGAGCACCGTTGGCCCGTGATCCGGCGGATGGTTGCTTTCCGAAATTTCGTGCAACCCGCTACCGTGCACGATATTCAAGCGACCAACGAAACCTTTACCTTCTGCCGTGGTAACGTAGGGTTTGCGGCATTCAATGTGGGAACGATCACGCGCGATATTGTGGTCAGGACTTGTTTGCCGGCCGGTGAGTATTGTGATTTGATAACGGGCGAAAGGCGGGACACCGTTTGCACCGGTACGAGAGTGCTCGTTAATGAGGACAGCACGGTTAGCTTGACGCTTCCGGCCGCATCGAGTTTGGTGCTAGATCTTCGGAACCGAGTAATGTAA
- the LOC126578518 gene encoding U3 small nucleolar ribonucleoprotein protein IMP3, translating into MVRKLKYHEQKLLKKVDFFNWKETNTLQENKVIRKYHLQKRTDYTAYNNLARQVREVARKIADVDPKHPFRTEMSGLLLEKLYVMGLIPTKWDLENANNISASSFCRRRLPLVLVRNKMSENVKHATQMIEHGHVRVGVEVVKDPAFLVPRTLEDFVTWVDGSSIRKKLLEYNDMRDDFEM; encoded by the coding sequence ATGGTGCGAAAACTAAAATACCACGAGCAGAAACTGCTCAAAAAGGTGGACTTCTTCAACTGGAAGGAGACAAACACGCTGCAGGAGAACAAGGTGATCCGCAAATACCATCTACAGAAGCGGACGGATTACACGGCGTACAACAACCTGGCCCGGCAAGTACGCGAAGTAGCCCGCAAGATAGCCGATGTTGACCCGAAGCACCCATTCCGGACGGAAATGAGTgggctgctgctcgagaagcTGTACGTGATGGGGCTGATACCGACAAAGTGGGATCTCGAGAATGCAAACAACATCAGCGCCTCTTCGTTCTGCCGCCGCCGGTTACCGCTCGTGCTGGTGCGGAATAAGATGTCGGAGAACGTGAAGCACGCCACCCAGATGATCGAACACGGACACGTTCGCGTGGGCGTGGAAGTGGTCAAGGATCCGGCCTTCCTGGTGCCCCGAACGCTCGAGGACTTTGTGACGTGGGTCGACGGATCCTCGATCCGGAAGAAACTGCTGGAATACAACGATATGCGAGATGATTTTGAAATGTAA
- the LOC126578514 gene encoding uncharacterized protein LOC126578514, producing MVLPRGGRGGYHSRGGSTRGGMRTSYHGSGGSGGFHGSNHNSSSSYDNRNDSRNNRYSGGGGGGSSGGYDSRNSSRYDTDSRYSRHDSRNDGYKRNNSSKYEDNRDRRSPDRKRPRNDHNSQGTSRREYGNGGGRGGSSSSRYHDSGSSYDKRGGSNDHHSTSSGGGGGGGVGNDGGSSGAGSRNKFEHHHRSSSSSRSHGGGDGGGRGGSVGESGGSYRSRDNSTSGSMGPPRSVVMRSTINNGNRSMMRPPMGSNYRPLGMGSLGSTLGLHRRGTTTRGRISQYRSDGRRGMLSTRMIGSTHHRRFDMRPPMSLHNRRYPSIRGRGDGRSRLTIGTKRTYDTTKVSRGLLIKRALQAAKDLDDDALSDNDDEEDEDDEDDDAAEDEDEPTLKRVKAEPTAASDEEEDADDKEAAVSGQADSGESAKKKDDKDADTTASTIAEGDESTSAKKTLLKKKIVASAGEKTAAEDRKPSVADAEDTEKRQSRKITTKYRTSTFIKLNCVHCSINCVTFKEYQMHLYSRQHKMKMREVFDNCNARVLEMRAAQRNAQKDEDQKSEDGDGEGKSARASFCIICKLNYRQPRATHQQSDAHKQMKKYLMPFCTVCKISCRSPIAYENHRVSLDHLKNKARVERYSSKVNEDSDDETQVDLGELVTLGNLTTVDEVGKVDEICEATGGTGESSATGAAKKRREIRAESDDDDDDDEDDDDDNGDELQMIIGEEHVKKVEVQYCELCNIYLPRRMESQEKALRDHCKKRSHLKLYIRYRNDKKLREKAERIHKKKLKGDKEAANAKKDDEKTSGETSESGTKSVATAAKNTTVSASATVSDKKSETTGGDSGASKDASTGKGTAEGSQASTGTAEGGKSGTGGAANDAAANNTSQAEDQSDEIWQVVDNDELGDLLRGVAEVDEEDDDKEAMLERYDKFRHTEKNGIESAASAAAGGNDASDSATSKAAGSTATNGGGSAADTATNGDTGSNKEAVKVEG from the exons ATGGTTCTTCCGAGAGGTGGCCGCGGAGGCTACCATTCGCGGGGCGGTAGTACGCGCGGGGGTATGCGTACCTCGTACCACGGTAGCGGAGGTTCGGGCGGATTTCACGGTtccaaccacaacagcagcagcagctatgaCAACCGGAACGATTCGCGAAACAACCGATatagtggtggcggtggaggcggaAGCAGCGGTGGGTATGATTCGCGCAACTCGTCCCGCTACGACACGGACTCCCGGTACTCGCGGCACGACAGCCGAAACGATGGGTACAAACGAAACAACTCCTCCAAATACGAG GATAACCGCGACCGTCGTTCACCGGATCGGAAGCGTCCTCGAAACGACCACAACTCGCAG ggaACATCGCGGCGTGAGTATggcaatggcggtggccgcggtggATCTTCTTCCAGTCGTTACCACGACTCCGGTTCATCGTACGATAAGCGCGGTGGCTCCAACGATCATCATTCGACGTCAtccggtggaggtggcggcGGAGGTGTAGGTAATGACGGTGGTAGCAGTGGGGCCGGAAGCCGGAACAAGTTCGAGCATCACcatcgcagtagcagcagcagccgtagccacggcggtggcgacggcggtggccgtggtggcaGTGTCGGTGAATCCGGCGGTTCTTACAGGTCGCGGGacaacagcaccagtggcagcaTGGGACCACCACGGTCGGTCGTGAtgcgcagcaccatcaacaacggGAACCGCTCGATGATGCGCCCTCCGATGGGCAGCAACTATCGACCGCTCGGTATGGGTTCGCTCGGTAGCACCTTGGGATTGCATCGGCGCGGTACCACAACGCGTGGCCGCATCTCGCAATATCGCTCCGATGGACGGCGTGGTATGCTGAGTACGCGCATGATCGGCAGTACCCATCATCGGCGGTTCGATATGCGACCGCCCATGTCGCTACACAATCGACGCTATCCGTCGAttcgtggccgtggtgacGGGCGCAGTCGGCTGACCATCGGTACGAAGCGTACGTACGACACAACCAAAGTGTCCCGAGG GTTACTCATCAAACGTGCATTGCAAGCGGCCAAAGACCTTGACGATGATGCGCTGTCGgataacgatgatgaggaggatgaggacgatgaggatgacgatgctgctgaggacgaggacgagccAACGCTGAAAAGGGTAAAGGCTGAACCGACTGCCGCTAGtgacgaagaggaggatgcAGATGATAAAGAAGCTGCTGTCTCGGGTCAGGCAGATAGCGGCGAGTCGGCCAAGAAGAAAGATGACAAAGACGCTGATACGACAG CATCCACCATTGCTGAAGGAGACGAGTCGACCAGCGCAAAGAAGACgcttttgaagaagaaaattgtAGCCAGTGCTGGCGAGAAGACGGCCGCTGAGGATCGCAAACCATCGGTAGCCGATGCCGAAGATACGGAGAAGAGGCAATCGAGAAAGATCACCACCAAGTACCGCACATCGACGTTCATTAAGCTGAACTGCGTGCACTGTAGTATAAATTGCGTTACTTTCAAG GAGTATCAGATGCATCTCTACAGCCGGCAGCACAAGATGAAGATGCGCGAAGTGTTCGACAATTGCAATGCACGCGTGCTGGAGATGCGGGCCGCCCAGCGGAATGCGCAGAAGGACGAGGACCAAAAGTCCGAGGACGGTGACGGAGAGGGCAAGTCGGCGCGTGCCTCCTTCTGTATCATCTGCAAGCTAAACTACCGACAACCACGGGCAACGCACCAGCAATCGGACGCACACAAGCAGATGAAGAAGTACCTGATGCCGTTCTGTACCGTGTGCAAGATCAGCTGCCGCAGCCCGATCGCGTACGAGAACCACCGTGTGTCGCTGGACCATCTCAAGAACAAGGCACGCGTCGAGCGTTACTCGTCGAAGGTGAACGAAGACTCGGACGATGAAACGCAGGTCGATCTCGGGGAGCTGGTCACACTGGGCAACCTGACGACCGTCGATGAGGTCGGTAAGGTGGACGAAATCTGTGAGGCAACCGGTGGCACGGGGGAATCGTCGGCTACTGGTGCCGCTAAGAAGAGGCGTGAAATCCGCGCCGAatcggacgatgatgacgacgacgacgaggacgatgacgatgataatggAGACGAGCTGCAGATGATCATCGGTGAAGAGCACGTGAAGAAGGTGGAGGTGCAGTACTGCGAGTTGTGCAATATCTATCTTCCGCGGCGTATGGAAAGCCAGGAGAAGGCACTGCGCGATCACTGCAAGAAGCGTTCGCATCTGAAGCTGTACATCCGCTACCGGAACGATAAGAAGCTGCGCGAGAAGGCGGAACGCATTCACAAGAAGAAGCTCAAGGGTGACAAGGAAGCGGCCAATGCCAAGAAAG ATGATGAAAAGACGAGTGGCGAGACCAGCGAGAGTGGAACAAAATCTGTTGCAACTGCTGCAAAGAACACTACGGTCAGCGCATCCGCAACGGTTTCGGACAAGAAGAGCGAGACCACTGGCGGAGATTCCGGAGCATCGAAGGATGCATCCACTGGGAAAGGGACCGCCGAAGGATCTCAAGCGTCGACGGGCACCGCCGAAGGCGGTAAgagtggcaccggtggtgcaGCTAATGATGCGGCCGCTAACAACACATCCCAGGCCGAGGACCAGTCCGATGAGATCTGGCAGGTAGTGGATAACGATGAGCTGGGCGACTTGTTGCGAGGTGTGGCCGAAGTCGACGAAGAGGATGACGACAAGGAGGCCATGCTCGAGAGGTACGACAAGTTCCGGCACACGGAGAAGAACGGAATCGagtctgctgcttctgctgctgcaggcggTAACGATGCCAGTGACAGCGCCACCAGCAAAGCAGCAGGTTCAACGGCtacgaacggtggtggaagtgCCGCAGATACGGCAACAAATGGAGACACTGGCAGCAACAAGGAGGCGGTTAAGGTCGAAGGTTAA